The proteins below are encoded in one region of Alistipes indistinctus YIT 12060:
- a CDS encoding patatin-like phospholipase family protein, which translates to MTHLRGIITLILLLSATLASAQRVGLVLSGGGAKGLYHIGVIKALEENGIPIDYVSGTSMGAIIAGLYAIGYTPEQMAEIFESNQIKYWMSGKIEDKYIYYFKQRRPNAAMITLRIDFRNPQRIAKLQLPTSLIQSNTLDLAFVEFFSGPSAQCGGDFDKLFVPFRCIATDAAARKEVVYRGGDLGKAIRASMTIPLVFRPIKQDSTLLYDGGIYNNFPWQVLQEDFKPDILIGSKCVEGNSKPKEDNPMEQILALTMMHTDYDLPSDEDILIDHTFDDVTTLDFSKAAYVIDRGYQDAMAKMPQILERVVRRADTTELDLRRAAYRMSLPKLVFDKYEISGMGKKQTQYMKRILQLDKKLEEQKLFDFDQFRSEYFKMLSEGEIEGDFPDVAYNDTTKSFQLDLHLRTKPSLKLMFGGNISSTSMNQAYVGVEYRRLGRNMHTYNFDGYFSALYSSVFVGGRNDFFWKIPFAVDYGFYYNYYNFFKSDFGMLSKHNDLSFAKQGDLHLTAGLSMPTDRFQAFSMRFNIGRENFRYFQSTGHSDDDVMDQSRFPFLGVKLELARNNLNYLMYPTRGLRQSISAIYVSGLEYYTPGTFAPTADRVEENRYWFGARFTREQYFRIAKWFSLGYLVDGVITTHPSFSNEYATNISSPAFQPTPHSRLVYLKDFRSKSFIGGGIIPTFEFGPRFYLKNSVYAFLPEDANKSTADVRKRLRYIFNSSLVYQTHIGPISLTLSKYDATTSHNWFLTFNFGFMLFNGSGLFY; encoded by the coding sequence ATGACCCACCTCAGAGGCATAATTACGCTGATCCTGCTGCTCTCGGCCACGCTGGCATCGGCCCAGCGCGTGGGACTCGTGCTGAGCGGCGGGGGCGCCAAAGGGCTTTACCACATCGGCGTGATCAAAGCTTTGGAAGAGAACGGCATTCCGATCGATTATGTGTCGGGTACCTCGATGGGTGCGATTATCGCGGGCCTGTATGCTATCGGTTATACTCCGGAGCAGATGGCGGAAATTTTCGAATCGAACCAGATCAAATACTGGATGTCCGGCAAGATCGAGGACAAATATATCTATTATTTCAAACAGCGCCGGCCCAATGCCGCAATGATTACGCTGCGGATCGATTTCCGCAATCCCCAGCGGATAGCGAAATTGCAGCTCCCGACGAGCTTGATTCAGTCGAACACACTCGATCTGGCTTTCGTCGAATTTTTCTCGGGACCCTCGGCCCAGTGCGGCGGTGACTTCGACAAGCTTTTCGTTCCGTTCCGCTGCATCGCTACCGACGCGGCCGCACGCAAAGAGGTGGTTTACCGCGGGGGGGATCTCGGCAAAGCGATCCGCGCGTCGATGACCATTCCGCTCGTATTCCGCCCGATCAAACAGGATTCCACGCTACTTTACGACGGCGGCATCTACAACAACTTCCCGTGGCAGGTGTTGCAGGAGGATTTCAAGCCGGATATCCTCATCGGCAGCAAATGTGTCGAAGGCAACTCCAAACCCAAGGAAGACAACCCGATGGAGCAGATCCTCGCGCTGACGATGATGCATACCGATTATGACCTTCCTTCGGACGAAGACATTCTGATAGACCATACGTTCGACGATGTGACGACGCTCGATTTCAGTAAAGCGGCTTATGTGATCGACCGGGGCTATCAGGACGCGATGGCTAAAATGCCGCAGATTCTCGAGCGTGTCGTGCGCCGGGCCGACACTACAGAATTGGACCTGCGCCGGGCGGCTTACCGCATGTCGTTGCCGAAACTGGTGTTCGACAAGTACGAAATCAGCGGGATGGGCAAGAAGCAGACGCAGTACATGAAGCGGATTTTGCAGCTCGACAAAAAACTCGAAGAGCAGAAGTTGTTCGATTTCGACCAGTTCCGTTCCGAATATTTCAAAATGCTATCCGAAGGCGAAATTGAGGGCGATTTCCCTGACGTCGCTTATAACGACACGACCAAATCGTTTCAGTTGGATCTGCACCTGCGCACCAAACCGAGCCTCAAGTTGATGTTCGGCGGTAATATCTCTTCCACGTCGATGAACCAGGCTTATGTGGGAGTAGAGTACCGGCGGCTCGGACGCAACATGCATACCTACAATTTCGACGGTTATTTCAGCGCGCTTTACTCTTCGGTCTTCGTCGGGGGACGGAACGACTTTTTCTGGAAAATTCCCTTTGCGGTCGATTACGGATTTTATTACAACTACTACAACTTTTTCAAGAGCGACTTCGGGATGCTCTCCAAGCATAACGACCTGAGTTTCGCCAAGCAGGGCGACCTGCACCTGACCGCCGGGCTGAGCATGCCGACCGACCGTTTCCAGGCTTTCTCGATGCGTTTCAACATTGGCCGGGAAAATTTCCGCTATTTCCAGAGCACCGGTCATTCGGACGACGATGTGATGGACCAGAGCCGGTTTCCGTTCCTGGGCGTCAAACTCGAACTGGCCCGCAACAATCTCAATTACCTGATGTATCCCACACGCGGACTCAGGCAGTCGATCTCGGCGATCTATGTCAGCGGATTGGAATACTATACCCCCGGCACGTTTGCACCTACGGCGGATCGCGTCGAGGAGAACCGCTACTGGTTCGGGGCCCGGTTTACACGCGAGCAGTACTTCCGCATTGCGAAGTGGTTTTCACTCGGCTACTTGGTCGACGGGGTGATTACGACCCATCCGTCGTTCTCGAACGAATATGCGACGAACATCTCTTCGCCCGCCTTCCAGCCGACGCCGCACAGCCGGCTGGTTTACCTGAAGGATTTCCGCAGCAAGTCGTTTATTGGCGGTGGAATCATCCCGACGTTCGAATTCGGACCGAGGTTCTATTTGAAAAACAGCGTTTATGCGTTTTTGCCGGAAGATGCGAACAAAAGTACGGCCGACGTGCGCAAGCGGTTACGCTACATTTTCAATTCATCGCTGGTGTACCAGACGCATATCGGCCCGATCAGCCTGACCCTGTCGAAATATGATGCGACGACGAGCCACAACTGGTTCCTTACCTTTAATTTCGGCTTTATGTTGTTCAACGGAAGCGGCCTATTCTATTGA
- the efp gene encoding elongation factor P, whose protein sequence is MATTADIKIGMCIEFNGKTMQIVDFQHVKPGKGPAFVRTKLKNLENGRTIDNTFTAGVAIEPVRVERRPYQYLYEDDMGCNFMHTETFEQIIINRDLIDNSDLMKEGQVVEVMFHTEKETVLSAELPPIIDMEVTYTEPGVKGDTASTNSLKPATVETGATIKVPLFIQTGEKIRVDTRTREYYERIK, encoded by the coding sequence ATGGCAACAACAGCAGATATTAAAATCGGAATGTGCATCGAATTCAACGGTAAGACCATGCAGATCGTTGATTTCCAGCATGTAAAACCGGGCAAGGGGCCTGCATTCGTCCGTACGAAACTCAAGAACCTGGAAAACGGCCGTACGATCGACAATACCTTCACGGCAGGGGTTGCCATCGAACCGGTTCGCGTAGAACGCCGTCCTTACCAATACCTGTACGAAGACGATATGGGTTGCAATTTCATGCACACCGAGACGTTCGAACAGATTATAATCAACCGCGACCTGATTGATAACTCCGACCTGATGAAAGAGGGCCAGGTAGTGGAAGTGATGTTCCACACCGAAAAAGAGACCGTACTCTCTGCAGAGTTGCCGCCGATCATCGACATGGAGGTGACTTATACCGAACCGGGTGTCAAAGGCGATACCGCTTCGACCAACTCGCTGAAACCCGCTACGGTCGAGACCGGTGCTACGATCAAGGTTCCGCTGTTCATCCAGACCGGCGAGAAAATCCGCGTCGATACCCGCACGCGTGAATATTACGAGCGCATCAAATAA
- the mtgA gene encoding monofunctional biosynthetic peptidoglycan transglycosylase: MKNTQMRYLGRLLVYLAIFFFTLSVSSVLIARVIPVTVTPLKVLRLVENFPDKGLSVQSNWVPLHRINLSMVRAVIATEDNNFLTHRGFDWDAINKALDENREGGRIRGGSTISQQTAKNVFCLPSRTWTRKAVEAYYTFLIETFWDKRRIMEVYLNVIETGENMYGVEAPARQVYGKTAEHLNRHEASMIASVLPNPIRMKIAAPSSYVVRRAAQVRSLMSKLPPVDFNDPQPVVPARDRRK; this comes from the coding sequence ATGAAAAATACCCAAATGCGATACCTCGGACGGCTGCTTGTATATTTGGCGATCTTCTTCTTCACGCTCTCGGTGAGTTCTGTGCTCATCGCCAGGGTGATACCCGTCACTGTGACTCCGCTCAAGGTGCTCCGCCTGGTAGAAAACTTCCCGGACAAGGGGCTCTCCGTGCAATCGAACTGGGTGCCGCTGCACCGCATCAACCTCTCGATGGTACGGGCAGTGATCGCCACCGAAGACAACAATTTCCTCACCCACCGCGGTTTCGACTGGGACGCCATCAACAAGGCGCTCGACGAGAACCGCGAAGGGGGCCGCATCCGCGGAGGCAGCACCATATCGCAACAAACCGCAAAGAACGTTTTTTGCCTCCCGTCGCGTACCTGGACGCGCAAAGCAGTCGAAGCCTATTATACCTTCCTGATCGAGACTTTCTGGGACAAGCGGCGTATCATGGAAGTCTACCTTAATGTGATCGAAACGGGTGAGAACATGTACGGCGTCGAAGCTCCCGCACGGCAGGTCTACGGCAAAACGGCCGAGCACCTCAACCGCCACGAGGCATCGATGATCGCCTCGGTGCTGCCCAATCCGATCCGGATGAAAATCGCCGCACCTTCGTCTTATGTCGTACGCCGTGCGGCACAGGTGCGCTCGCTGATGAGCAAGCTTCCCCCAGTCGATTTCAACGATCCCCAACCGGTTGTCCCGGCTCGAGACCGCCGCAAATAA